A genomic segment from Pseudomonas sp. S09G 359 encodes:
- the xylB gene encoding xylulokinase — MSNPVSLGIDLGTSELKAILMDADGQILAHAGVRLSVSRRHSGWSEQAPQDWWQACLQALDQLRGHAAYARVACIGLSGQMHGAVVLGDDDQVLYPAILWDDSRAMAEAQTLGVGFAEVTGSLPMAGLTAPKLLWLQRHEPEVFAAIDCVLSPKDYLRLRLSGERISEMSDAAGTLWLDVAQREWFSPMLHATGLAPGQMPRLVEGGAASAMLSASIAARLGLSPGVVIAGGGGDNPVAAVGIGAINAGDGFITLGTSAAIVAITDHAAGNPTSAVHSFCHALPNRWYTMGAMLAGASCLRWVTRLTGMPDEQTLLDHVQAQWPISQPVPLDAPLFLPYLAGERTPHNDPLLRGGFMGLGHDCTPAMLGYAVMEGVGFGLLDALRAVQSTGADVSSCALVGGGARSEYWAQLLANILQREIFTLQGSELSACIGAAKLGFMAISVDSAAGLPVKARYLPDGLQQPMLEARYGKFQGLLCAAKALHG, encoded by the coding sequence ATGAGCAATCCTGTATCCCTCGGCATCGACCTCGGCACCTCGGAACTCAAGGCCATCCTGATGGATGCAGACGGCCAAATATTGGCCCATGCCGGTGTGCGCTTGAGCGTATCCCGGCGCCACAGCGGCTGGTCGGAGCAGGCGCCGCAGGACTGGTGGCAAGCCTGCCTGCAGGCACTCGACCAGTTGCGCGGCCACGCGGCCTATGCCCGTGTGGCGTGTATCGGCCTGTCGGGGCAGATGCACGGCGCGGTGGTGCTGGGTGACGACGACCAGGTGTTGTACCCGGCGATCCTGTGGGACGACTCGCGCGCCATGGCCGAGGCGCAAACCCTCGGGGTCGGCTTTGCCGAGGTCACCGGCAGCTTGCCGATGGCCGGGCTGACCGCGCCGAAACTGCTGTGGTTGCAACGCCACGAGCCCGAGGTGTTCGCGGCGATTGACTGTGTACTGTCACCCAAGGACTACCTGCGCTTACGCCTGAGTGGTGAGCGCATCAGCGAGATGTCCGACGCGGCCGGCACGTTGTGGCTGGATGTGGCGCAGCGCGAATGGTTCAGCCCTATGCTGCACGCCACCGGGCTTGCGCCCGGGCAAATGCCGCGCCTGGTGGAGGGCGGCGCGGCAAGCGCGATGCTGAGTGCAAGCATTGCGGCGCGCCTGGGCTTGTCGCCTGGGGTGGTGATTGCCGGCGGCGGCGGCGATAACCCGGTGGCGGCGGTGGGCATCGGCGCGATCAACGCCGGAGACGGTTTTATTACCCTGGGCACCAGCGCGGCGATTGTCGCGATCACCGACCACGCAGCCGGCAACCCGACCAGCGCGGTGCACAGCTTCTGCCACGCGCTGCCCAATCGCTGGTACACCATGGGCGCCATGCTGGCCGGCGCCAGTTGCCTGCGTTGGGTCACCCGGCTGACCGGCATGCCGGACGAACAAACATTGTTGGATCACGTCCAGGCGCAGTGGCCGATCAGTCAGCCAGTACCGTTGGATGCGCCGTTGTTCCTGCCGTACCTCGCCGGCGAACGCACGCCGCACAACGACCCGTTGCTGCGCGGCGGCTTTATGGGCCTGGGCCATGATTGCACCCCGGCCATGCTCGGTTACGCAGTGATGGAAGGCGTGGGTTTCGGCCTGCTCGACGCGTTGCGCGCGGTGCAATCCACCGGTGCGGATGTCAGTTCATGTGCCCTGGTGGGCGGCGGCGCGCGCAGTGAATATTGGGCGCAGTTGCTGGCGAATATCCTGCAACGGGAAATCTTCACCTTGCAGGGCAGCGAGTTGAGCGCGTGTATAGGCGCGGCAAAGCTGGGGTTCATGGCGATAAGCGTGGATTCGGCGGCAGGCCTGCCAGTGAAGGCGCGGTACCTGCCAGATGGGCTACAACAGCCGATGCTGGAAGCGCGGTATGGCAAGTTCCAGGGACTGCTGTGCGCCGCGAAAGCACTGCACGGCTAA
- a CDS encoding RidA family protein, with protein MANHDLHYTPDPDADSISSDVIGFNGILVSTQIPTRADGSLELGDITAQSECTLQALKVALEKAGSSMDRVMHLTIYLTDMADRAAFNEVYKRFFAKPWPVRAALGVAALAVEGMRVEVTAMAAQA; from the coding sequence ATGGCCAACCACGACCTGCACTACACCCCCGACCCGGATGCCGATTCGATTTCCTCCGACGTGATCGGTTTCAACGGCATCCTCGTCTCCACCCAGATCCCGACCCGCGCCGACGGCAGCCTGGAACTGGGCGATATCACCGCGCAAAGCGAATGTACCCTGCAAGCACTGAAAGTCGCCCTGGAAAAGGCCGGCAGCTCCATGGACCGGGTCATGCACCTGACCATTTATCTGACCGACATGGCCGACCGCGCCGCCTTCAACGAGGTCTACAAACGCTTCTTTGCCAAGCCCTGGCCCGTGCGCGCTGCACTTGGCGTGGCTGCGCTGGCGGTAGAAGGCATGCGCGTGGAAGTCACCGCAATGGCCGCCCAAGCCTGA
- a CDS encoding DMT family transporter: MDTSIRRGSWEMVAAMLISGTIGWFVLVSGVSVIEVVFWRCVIGALTLLLVCALLGYLRLDLLSWAKLGLAMLSGVAIVGNWLLLFESYSRASIAISTAVYNVQPFMLVMLAALFLGEKITLQKLAWLSVAFLGMLAIVTAHGDQSASSGDYLAGIALALGAAFLYAIAALIIKRLKDVPPHLMALIQVTTGAVLLAPLVPWNSLPVSANAWAALVTLGVVHTGLMYVLLYGAIQKLPTAITGALSFIYPIAAIFVDWIAFGHRLGWLQWLGVAAILLAAAGLQRGWWWPRSPRASAYPER, encoded by the coding sequence ATGGACACATCCATCCGTCGCGGGTCGTGGGAAATGGTTGCCGCGATGCTGATCTCGGGCACCATCGGCTGGTTTGTGCTGGTGTCGGGCGTATCGGTGATCGAAGTGGTGTTCTGGCGCTGTGTGATCGGTGCGCTGACGCTGCTGCTGGTGTGCGCGCTGCTCGGTTACCTGCGGCTGGACCTGCTCAGTTGGGCTAAGCTCGGGCTGGCGATGCTCAGCGGCGTGGCCATCGTGGGCAACTGGCTGCTGCTGTTTGAGTCCTATTCGCGGGCTTCGATTGCCATCAGTACGGCGGTGTACAACGTGCAGCCGTTCATGCTGGTGATGCTGGCCGCGTTGTTTCTCGGCGAGAAAATCACCCTACAGAAGCTCGCGTGGTTGAGCGTGGCGTTCCTGGGGATGCTGGCGATTGTCACCGCTCATGGCGACCAGTCGGCCAGCAGTGGGGATTACCTGGCAGGGATTGCGTTGGCGTTGGGTGCGGCATTTTTGTATGCGATTGCCGCGCTGATCATCAAGCGCTTGAAGGACGTGCCGCCGCACTTGATGGCGTTGATCCAGGTGACAACCGGCGCAGTGCTGCTCGCGCCACTGGTGCCCTGGAACAGCCTGCCGGTGTCAGCCAATGCCTGGGCGGCACTGGTGACGCTTGGGGTGGTACACACCGGTTTGATGTACGTCTTGCTGTATGGCGCAATACAGAAACTGCCAACGGCGATTACCGGGGCACTGTCGTTTATCTACCCGATTGCGGCGATTTTTGTCGACTGGATTGCGTTCGGGCATCGCCTGGGTTGGCTGCAATGGCTGGGTGTGGCGGCCATCCTGCTGGCGGCAGCGGGGTTGCAGCGGGGCTGGTGGTGGCCCCGCTCCCCAAGGGCTAGTGCGTACCCTGAAAGATGA
- a CDS encoding HAMP domain-containing sensor histidine kinase: MDTPLPPPTQSRAEKIVEFKRQKTLLKTGALQDAIFNSAYFSSIATDEKGVIQIFNVGAERMLGYAAADVVNRITPADISDPVELITRAAALSLELDTPITPGFEALVFKASRGIEDIYELTYIRKDGSRLSAMVSVTALRNRNDTIIGYLLIGTDNTARKQEEAERKGFERALEEKNLELEHANHMKSEFLATMSHELRTPLNAVIGFSEALKDGLVGDMSEVQREYIGDIFTSGQHLLSLINDILDLSKVEAGMMDLELEAVELAGLLANSLLIVREKAALQRIQLKLDSQGDFGCLELDLRKTKQIVYNLLANAVKFSEHGSSVTLAVREVSRDQVGLVPGDWPVHSFALPPSAHQQFLELSVSDTGIGIAPDDMGKLFKAFSQIDSSLARKFEGTGLGLAMVKQLTDLHGGSVAVASREDLGARFLVWLPLHRATEVATWPKS; this comes from the coding sequence ATGGACACACCCTTACCGCCCCCGACTCAATCGCGCGCTGAAAAAATCGTCGAGTTCAAGCGCCAGAAAACCCTGCTCAAGACCGGTGCACTGCAGGACGCGATTTTCAACAGCGCCTACTTCTCCAGCATCGCCACCGACGAAAAAGGCGTGATCCAGATATTCAACGTCGGCGCCGAACGAATGCTCGGCTATGCCGCCGCCGATGTGGTCAACCGCATCACGCCCGCCGACATCTCCGACCCCGTTGAGCTGATCACCCGCGCCGCCGCCCTCAGCCTGGAACTCGACACCCCCATCACCCCGGGCTTCGAAGCCCTGGTGTTCAAGGCCTCACGTGGCATCGAAGACATTTACGAGCTGACCTATATCCGCAAGGACGGCAGCCGGTTGTCGGCGATGGTCTCGGTGACGGCCTTGCGCAACCGCAACGACACCATCATCGGCTACCTGCTGATCGGCACCGACAACACTGCGCGCAAACAGGAAGAAGCCGAGCGCAAGGGCTTTGAACGCGCATTGGAAGAAAAGAACCTGGAGCTGGAACACGCCAACCATATGAAGTCGGAGTTCCTGGCCACCATGTCCCATGAACTGCGCACGCCGCTGAATGCGGTGATCGGGTTTTCCGAGGCGCTCAAGGACGGCCTGGTGGGCGATATGAGCGAGGTGCAGCGCGAATATATCGGCGACATCTTCACCAGCGGCCAGCACCTGCTGTCACTGATCAACGACATTCTCGACTTGTCCAAGGTCGAGGCCGGGATGATGGACCTGGAGCTGGAGGCCGTAGAGCTGGCAGGCCTGTTGGCCAACAGCCTGCTGATCGTGCGCGAAAAGGCCGCGCTGCAGCGTATCCAACTGAAGCTCGACAGCCAGGGCGACTTCGGCTGCCTGGAGCTGGACCTGCGCAAGACCAAGCAGATCGTCTACAACCTGCTGGCCAATGCGGTGAAGTTCAGCGAGCACGGCAGCTCGGTGACCCTGGCCGTGCGCGAGGTCAGCCGCGACCAGGTTGGCCTGGTTCCCGGCGACTGGCCGGTGCACAGCTTTGCCCTGCCGCCCAGCGCGCACCAGCAGTTCCTCGAATTGAGCGTCAGCGACACCGGCATCGGCATTGCCCCGGACGACATGGGCAAGCTGTTCAAGGCCTTCAGCCAGATCGACAGCAGCCTGGCGCGCAAATTCGAAGGCACCGGGCTGGGCCTGGCGATGGTCAAGCAACTCACCGACCTGCACGGTGGCAGTGTCGCGGTGGCCAGTCGTGAAGACCTTGGCGCACGGTTTTTGGTGTGGCTGCCGCTGCATCGGGCGACGGAGGTTGCCACATGGCCGAAATCCTGA
- a CDS encoding sugar ABC transporter ATP-binding protein, which translates to MSLEPLLEMQGISKTFNGLRVLKSVGLKVYPGEIHALMGENGAGKSTLMKILSGAYQADPGGEIRIGGQPIATYNPATAKALGIAVIYQELSLCPNLSVAENIYLGRELRRGWTIDRKGMQAGCVEVLQRLGAEFTPGTTVSSLSIAERQLVEIARALHAHAKILVMDEPTTPLSSRETDRLFTLIKQLRSQGLAIIYISHRMAEIYELSDRVSVLRDGQYIGELTRDALSAEVLVKMMVGRDLSGFYKKEHAAYNPGNVVMRVRDMADGKRVRNCSFDLHAGEVLGIAGLVGAGRTELARLIFAADPRTSGTLEVVGKTVTQLRTPADAIRAGVVYLTEDRKAQGLFLDMSVADNINVCACVPDAHAGGVLDRSHAAQRANDAIKSLSIRVASGKVNVGALSGGNQQKVLLARLLEVKPHVLILDEPTRGVDIGSKSEIYRIINQLAQAGVGIVVISSELPEIIGTCDRVLIMREGQLVAEVGGASGHVISQERIIDLATGGDQVVNHG; encoded by the coding sequence ATGAGCCTTGAACCCTTGCTTGAGATGCAGGGCATCAGCAAAACCTTCAACGGTCTGCGCGTGCTCAAATCTGTCGGCCTGAAGGTCTACCCCGGCGAAATCCACGCCTTGATGGGGGAGAACGGTGCCGGCAAATCCACCTTGATGAAAATCCTCTCCGGCGCCTACCAGGCCGATCCAGGCGGTGAAATCCGCATCGGCGGCCAACCCATCGCTACCTACAACCCTGCCACCGCCAAAGCCCTCGGCATCGCCGTGATCTATCAGGAACTGAGCCTGTGCCCGAACCTGAGCGTGGCCGAAAACATCTACCTGGGCCGCGAACTGCGCCGCGGCTGGACCATCGACCGCAAGGGCATGCAGGCCGGTTGCGTGGAGGTGCTGCAACGCCTGGGCGCCGAGTTCACGCCTGGGACCACGGTCAGCAGCCTGTCGATTGCCGAACGCCAACTGGTGGAGATCGCCCGCGCATTGCATGCCCACGCCAAGATCCTGGTGATGGACGAACCGACCACGCCGTTATCGTCGCGTGAGACCGACCGGCTGTTCACGCTGATCAAGCAACTGCGCAGCCAGGGCCTGGCGATCATCTATATCAGCCATCGCATGGCGGAGATCTACGAGCTGTCGGACCGCGTCTCGGTGCTGCGCGACGGCCAATACATCGGCGAACTGACCCGCGACGCGCTGTCGGCCGAAGTGCTGGTGAAAATGATGGTGGGCCGCGACCTGTCCGGCTTCTACAAGAAGGAACACGCCGCGTACAACCCCGGCAACGTAGTGATGCGCGTGCGCGACATGGCCGACGGCAAACGCGTGCGCAACTGCAGTTTCGACCTGCACGCCGGTGAAGTGTTGGGCATTGCCGGGCTGGTGGGGGCAGGGCGCACCGAGCTGGCACGGCTGATCTTCGCCGCCGACCCACGCACCAGCGGCACCCTCGAAGTGGTGGGCAAGACGGTCACCCAACTGCGCACCCCGGCGGATGCGATTCGGGCGGGCGTGGTGTACCTCACCGAAGACCGCAAGGCCCAGGGGCTGTTCCTTGACATGAGCGTGGCGGACAACATCAACGTCTGCGCCTGCGTACCGGACGCGCATGCCGGTGGCGTGCTGGACCGCAGCCATGCCGCGCAACGCGCGAATGACGCAATCAAGTCACTGTCGATTCGGGTGGCGTCGGGCAAGGTCAATGTCGGTGCGCTATCCGGTGGCAATCAACAGAAGGTGCTGCTGGCGCGGCTGCTGGAGGTCAAGCCGCATGTGTTGATCCTCGACGAACCGACACGCGGCGTGGACATCGGCTCCAAGTCCGAAATCTACCGCATCATCAATCAACTGGCCCAGGCCGGCGTGGGCATTGTAGTGATCTCCAGCGAGCTGCCGGAAATCATTGGTACATGCGACCGCGTGTTGATCATGCGCGAAGGCCAGTTGGTGGCCGAAGTCGGCGGGGCCTCGGGCCACGTCATTTCCCAGGAACGTATTATTGACCTCGCCACCGGTGGCGATCAGGTGGTTAACCATGGCTGA
- a CDS encoding ABC transporter substrate-binding protein: protein MNFKRIFPVIALAALMSQAVEARELKALGISMGSLGNPYFVTLADGATARAKELNPNVKVTSVSADYDLSKQFSQIDNFISSKVDLILINAVDPSAMASAIKKARDAGIVVVAVDVEAKGVNATVQTDNVEAGKLACQYLVDKLSGKGNVIIQNGPQVTAVTDRVKGCKAALAGAPEIKVLSDDQDGKGSREGGLNVMQGYLTRFPKIDGLFAINDPQAIGSDLAAKQLKRSGIIITSVDGAPDIENALKTDTQIQASSSQDPWAMAQTAVNVGNDILNDKAPAEAVTLLTPKLITRDNVGTYSGWSSKH from the coding sequence ATGAACTTCAAACGCATCTTTCCCGTTATTGCCTTGGCTGCCCTGATGTCCCAAGCCGTCGAAGCCCGTGAGCTCAAAGCCCTCGGCATCAGCATGGGCTCGCTGGGCAACCCGTATTTCGTGACCCTGGCCGATGGCGCAACTGCCCGGGCCAAGGAGTTGAACCCCAACGTCAAGGTCACGTCGGTGTCGGCCGACTATGACTTGAGCAAGCAGTTTTCGCAGATCGATAACTTTATTTCGTCCAAGGTCGACCTGATCCTGATCAATGCCGTCGACCCATCGGCGATGGCCTCGGCGATCAAAAAAGCCCGGGATGCGGGGATTGTCGTGGTCGCTGTGGACGTGGAAGCCAAGGGCGTGAATGCCACCGTGCAGACCGACAACGTCGAAGCCGGCAAACTCGCCTGCCAATACCTGGTGGACAAGCTCTCGGGCAAAGGCAATGTGATTATCCAGAACGGCCCGCAAGTCACCGCCGTGACCGATCGCGTCAAAGGCTGCAAGGCCGCCTTGGCCGGTGCACCGGAGATCAAGGTGCTGTCCGACGACCAGGATGGCAAAGGCTCGCGCGAAGGCGGCTTGAACGTGATGCAGGGTTACCTCACACGCTTCCCGAAAATCGACGGCCTGTTTGCGATCAACGACCCGCAAGCCATCGGCAGTGACCTGGCGGCCAAGCAGCTCAAGCGCAGCGGCATCATCATTACCTCGGTGGACGGCGCGCCGGATATCGAGAATGCCCTGAAAACCGATACGCAGATCCAGGCCTCGTCCAGCCAGGACCCGTGGGCCATGGCCCAGACTGCCGTGAACGTCGGCAATGACATCCTCAATGACAAAGCCCCGGCCGAAGCGGTTACCCTGCTCACGCCAAAACTGATCACCCGCGATAACGTCGGTACCTACAGCGGCTGGTCGAGTAAACATTGA
- a CDS encoding Lrp/AsnC family transcriptional regulator translates to MIDTIDQQLISALMDDSRLSLKALAAITGLSSPSVGERLRRLEERGVLTHYTVDIDPSHFGYLLQAIVRIRPLPGKLQEVERQIQAIPEFTECDKVTGEDCFIARLHVRTMDQLDTLLDRINVYAETNTAIVKKTPVKRRLPPLAG, encoded by the coding sequence ATGATTGACACTATCGACCAGCAACTGATTAGCGCCTTGATGGATGACTCGCGATTATCGCTCAAGGCCCTGGCGGCTATCACCGGGTTGTCTTCGCCGAGTGTGGGTGAGCGCCTGCGCCGCCTCGAAGAGCGTGGTGTACTCACCCACTACACCGTTGATATCGACCCCAGCCACTTCGGCTACCTGCTGCAGGCCATCGTGCGCATCCGCCCCTTGCCGGGCAAATTGCAGGAGGTGGAGCGCCAGATCCAGGCGATCCCCGAGTTCACCGAATGCGACAAGGTCACCGGCGAAGACTGCTTTATCGCCCGTCTGCACGTGCGCACCATGGATCAGCTGGATACCCTGCTCGACCGGATCAACGTCTATGCCGAAACCAACACCGCGATTGTCAAGAAAACCCCGGTAAAACGGCGCCTGCCGCCTCTGGCCGGCTAG
- a CDS encoding response regulator: MAEILIVEDNEANMRLARLLLMNAGHSVLWAADAECGLTLAREKQPALILMDIQLPGMDGLAATRLLKRDPHTAHIPVIALTAMAMKEDREKTRLAGCDAYVIKPLRYKELYEVIDTLLNPSITPPT; this comes from the coding sequence ATGGCCGAAATCCTGATTGTCGAAGACAACGAGGCGAATATGCGCCTGGCCCGCCTGCTGCTGATGAATGCCGGGCATAGCGTGCTGTGGGCTGCCGACGCTGAATGCGGGCTGACCCTGGCGCGCGAAAAACAACCGGCGCTGATCCTGATGGACATTCAATTGCCTGGCATGGACGGCCTGGCGGCAACCCGGCTGCTCAAACGAGACCCCCACACCGCGCATATCCCCGTGATCGCGCTGACCGCCATGGCCATGAAGGAAGACCGCGAAAAAACCCGCCTGGCCGGTTGTGATGCCTATGTGATCAAACCCCTGCGCTACAAGGAGCTGTACGAGGTTATCGACACCCTGCTGAACCCTTCCATTACACCGCCCACATGA
- a CDS encoding LacI family DNA-binding transcriptional regulator: MVTMDDVASRAGVSSSTVSHVLNGTRKVSPATVQAVQRAIQELGYIPNTLARSLARSSTNTIGVAISALSNHYFSETVHAIETACAKHGYMMLFVDTHDDPEQELRVVTALHHRRVDGIVLAPSNGSMALEYLQANEMPAVLVDRMMSEQFDQVGVENAQATQALIEHLIGHGHRRIGFIAGRTGFSTTDERVAGYRAALQAAGLAFDPQLVVNGGSNTEPARQATVQLLGLAAPPTAIMAGNNLMTLGAMHALRDAQLDVPGQMALVGFDDFDWADFFVPRLTLIAQPVQALGAQAVELLLQRMALPTAPARSVRLAPTLQLRNSCGCL, encoded by the coding sequence GTGGTCACCATGGATGACGTGGCAAGCAGGGCGGGGGTGTCGTCGTCGACCGTGTCACATGTGTTGAACGGCACACGCAAGGTCAGCCCGGCCACGGTGCAGGCGGTACAGCGCGCGATCCAGGAGTTGGGGTATATCCCCAACACCCTGGCGCGCTCGCTGGCCCGCTCCAGTACCAACACGATTGGCGTGGCGATCTCGGCGTTGTCCAACCATTACTTCAGCGAAACGGTGCACGCGATTGAAACCGCGTGCGCCAAGCACGGCTACATGATGTTGTTTGTCGACACCCACGATGACCCGGAGCAGGAGCTGCGGGTGGTCACGGCGCTGCACCACCGGCGCGTCGACGGCATTGTGCTGGCACCGTCGAATGGCTCGATGGCCCTGGAATATCTGCAGGCCAACGAGATGCCTGCGGTGCTGGTTGATCGGATGATGAGTGAGCAGTTCGATCAGGTCGGAGTGGAAAACGCCCAGGCCACCCAGGCCCTGATTGAACACCTGATCGGCCACGGGCATCGGCGTATCGGCTTTATCGCCGGGCGCACGGGGTTCAGTACCACCGACGAGCGCGTTGCCGGCTACCGCGCGGCGTTGCAAGCGGCGGGGTTGGCGTTTGACCCGCAACTGGTGGTCAACGGCGGCTCCAACACCGAGCCGGCGCGGCAGGCCACTGTGCAATTGCTGGGCCTGGCTGCGCCGCCGACGGCGATCATGGCCGGTAATAACCTGATGACCCTTGGCGCGATGCACGCCTTGCGTGACGCGCAACTCGACGTACCGGGGCAGATGGCCCTGGTGGGCTTCGACGATTTTGACTGGGCGGATTTTTTTGTCCCACGCCTGACGTTGATCGCGCAGCCAGTGCAGGCGCTGGGCGCGCAAGCGGTGGAACTGTTGCTGCAACGCATGGCGTTGCCAACCGCGCCCGCCCGTAGTGTGCGCCTGGCGCCGACCTTGCAACTGCGTAATTCATGTGGCTGTCTCTGA
- a CDS encoding U32 family peptidase, producing MSLPKHHLELLSPARDVAIAREAILHGADAIYIGGPSFGARHNACNDVSDIAQLVEFARRYHARVFTTINTILHDNELEPARKLIHQLYDAGVDALIVQDLGVMELDIPPIELHASTQTDIRTLARAKFLDQAGFSQLVLARELNLQEIRAIADETDAAIEFFIHGALCVAFSGQCNISHAQNGRSANRGDCSQACRLPYTLKDDQGRVVAFEKHLLSMKDNNQSANIRALVEAGVRSFKIEGRYKDMGYVKNITAYYRQRLDDVLEDRPDLARASSGRTAHFFLPDPEKTFHRGSTDYFVTDRKIDIGAFDTPTFTGLPVGVVEKAGKRDLQVITHEPLSNGDGLNVLIKREVVGFRANIAEAKGEFEEDGQKRYRYRVEPNEMPAGLHQLRPNHPLNRNLDHNWQQALLKTSSERRIGLTWVARLREEQLEVTATSEEGISASVTLPGPFGVANKPEQALDTLRDLLGQLGTTEYHATNIELDAPQAFFIPNSQLKALRREVIEALTAARVAQHPRGGRKAETSPPPVYPDAHLSFLANVYNQKARDFYHRHGVKLIDAAFEAHEETGEVPVMITKHCLRFSFNLCPKQAKGVTGVKTKVAPMQLIHGDEVLTLKFDCKPCEMHVVGKIKGHILGLPQPGSTVEHFNPENIIFQGTH from the coding sequence ATGTCCTTGCCCAAGCACCACCTGGAATTGCTCAGCCCTGCCCGCGATGTGGCCATCGCGCGCGAGGCGATCCTGCATGGCGCCGATGCCATCTACATCGGCGGCCCAAGTTTCGGCGCGCGCCATAACGCGTGCAACGACGTGAGCGACATTGCTCAACTGGTCGAATTCGCGCGCCGTTACCACGCGCGGGTGTTCACCACCATCAACACCATCTTGCATGACAACGAACTGGAACCTGCGCGCAAGCTGATCCATCAGCTCTACGACGCAGGTGTCGACGCGTTGATCGTGCAAGACCTGGGCGTGATGGAGTTGGATATCCCGCCGATCGAGCTGCACGCCAGCACTCAGACCGATATCCGCACCCTGGCCCGCGCCAAGTTCCTCGACCAGGCCGGTTTCTCACAGCTGGTGCTGGCCCGTGAGCTGAACCTGCAAGAGATCCGCGCGATTGCCGACGAGACCGATGCTGCCATCGAGTTCTTCATCCACGGCGCCCTGTGCGTGGCGTTCTCCGGGCAGTGCAATATCTCCCACGCGCAGAACGGCCGCAGCGCCAACCGTGGCGATTGCTCCCAGGCCTGCCGTCTGCCGTACACCTTGAAGGATGACCAGGGCCGCGTCGTGGCCTTTGAAAAGCACCTGCTGTCGATGAAAGACAACAACCAGAGCGCCAACATCCGCGCCCTGGTCGAAGCCGGCGTGCGTTCGTTCAAGATCGAGGGCCGCTACAAGGACATGGGCTATGTGAAAAACATCACCGCCTATTACCGCCAGCGCCTCGACGACGTGCTCGAAGACCGCCCGGACCTGGCGCGCGCCTCGAGCGGGCGCACCGCGCATTTCTTCCTGCCCGACCCGGAAAAAACCTTTCACCGTGGCAGCACCGATTATTTCGTCACTGACCGTAAGATCGACATCGGCGCCTTCGACACGCCGACATTCACCGGCCTGCCGGTAGGTGTGGTGGAAAAAGCCGGCAAGCGCGACCTGCAAGTCATCACCCATGAGCCGCTGTCCAACGGCGATGGCCTGAATGTGCTGATCAAGCGCGAAGTGGTGGGTTTCCGCGCCAACATCGCCGAAGCCAAGGGCGAGTTCGAGGAAGACGGCCAGAAGCGTTACCGCTACCGCGTCGAGCCGAATGAAATGCCCGCCGGCCTGCACCAGCTGCGCCCGAACCATCCGCTGAACCGCAACCTCGACCATAACTGGCAACAGGCGCTGCTCAAAACGTCCTCCGAGCGCCGTATCGGGCTGACCTGGGTTGCCCGTCTGCGTGAAGAACAGTTGGAAGTCACTGCGACCAGCGAAGAAGGCATCAGCGCCAGCGTTACCCTGCCCGGCCCGTTCGGCGTGGCCAACAAGCCGGAACAGGCGCTGGACACCCTGCGCGACCTGCTCGGCCAATTGGGTACTACCGAATACCACGCGACAAACATCGAACTGGACGCGCCGCAGGCGTTTTTTATCCCCAACTCGCAGCTCAAGGCCTTGCGCCGCGAAGTGATCGAAGCCCTGACCGCCGCCCGCGTGGCCCAGCACCCACGTGGTGGGCGCAAGGCCGAAACCTCACCGCCGCCGGTGTACCCGGACGCGCACCTGTCGTTCCTGGCCAACGTGTACAACCAAAAGGCCCGCGACTTCTACCACCGCCACGGCGTCAAGCTGATCGACGCAGCCTTCGAAGCCCATGAAGAAACCGGCGAAGTGCCGGTGATGATCACCAAGCATTGCCTGCGCTTCTCGTTCAACCTGTGCCCAAAACAGGCCAAGGGTGTGACGGGGGTCAAAACCAAGGTGGCGCCGATGCAACTGATCCATGGCGATGAAGTGCTGACCTTGAAGTTCGACTGCAAGCCCTGCGAGATGCATGTGGTGGGCAAGATCAAGGGGCATATCCTTGGCCTGCCGCAGCCGGGCAGTACCGTGGAGCATTTCAACCCGGAAAACATCATCTTTCAGGGTACGCACTAG